Part of the Rissa tridactyla isolate bRisTri1 chromosome 3, bRisTri1.patW.cur.20221130, whole genome shotgun sequence genome, TGATAATGGCCCTCACTAAAAGGGTCAGAAAGTTTCTCCAGGTAAGCAGTGCCACTGACAGGTAACTAATTTAAGTCCTGAGTTCTGGGTCAATACAGATACACGGTCCTTTGAAGTCATGCCCTGCATTGTACAGGACCTGGAAAGATAGTAAATGAAAAACTGCACGCAAGGAAATGCATTATTAGGAGCAACACACAAACTAACGTGGCCCTGTGACCACCTGCAGCAGATCCAGTTAAGCTTCCCCTTGGGCAGGAGCTGGTGGCCTGCCTGCAAACAGGGATGGGAGAAGGCACATCTACGGCCTCCAGCTGAACTTAACCCTCCTGGAGATGTCCTAAAGGTGTGCACTGCTAGGAATAGGCACTAAGAGGGTTCCTGGGAAGTTCTGGAGAAAACCAGGTATTTTGATGGTGAATTTTGTGGACTTGGATCTActgctttttagttttgttttggtttggtttttttggttttttttttcgtagCAACATATTTTAGTACCTGCAGCAATATGAAGTCCAAGCAAGCGTGGGACTGACTTACTCATAGAGAGGATGGGAAGGGATACATACACCTCTTTCTTTGTATGAACGCTTTTATAAAGCTTCATATTTCTTGACTGTTGGTGCCATATGAAAAAATTATCATTTCTGACCTACATACACAGATGTATCAGAAGCTTTGCTTTTAGGCCACAGAGTAAAAGTTGGCGGAGTCAATGTGTGCCTCTTATTTTGGCCATACCAAAAAATTCATcactttttgctttgtcttttcctGTCTCATCCCCACTGACATGACGCATCAAAGAGCCTTGAAATATCTGTAAggaattttccaaatgaaaaaagattGAATTATAAATAACTTCAATGAAAAGCTCTGTTCGTGAACCAGTGGTATAATCATGTTTTTATTGGCAGGAATACATTCCATTGATAATCAAAGAAAAGgtaacagaagaaagcaaagtgGCATTTAACATGTTTTGTAAAAAACCTAAAGTGTTCTAAAAGtgtgttttccattaaaaaacaaTGAATCAGTAGAATATCCACTGCAAGGAAAACCACAAAGTAACACATTAGTAGCTTAAGCATGATTTCTACAAAGTCTAAAGTAACATCAGAAGTTATCCTGAGCTACCAGACTTGTTTAGGACCGAAGTAATGgtgagatttcagaaaaaaagtgtttcctataGGTCAATCTGAGCTGATGTGCTGAGAGTGAATACACCTCACAGTGAGTTCTACTCTTTCCTAATCAGTCTCGCAGCAGCCATAATCACATCCACCAGGACATTATACGATTTGAGTGGTGCATCTACAGGTAGCAGGACACTTGTCCCTCACCAGGGAATGGTTACAGCTAAACAAGATTTTCAGATTTCTGCAGTTTCCAAAGTAGTCTTGATGCTTGCAAGGATTGGCTAAAatagaaaagatggaaaaaaacccatgaaatatTGGTTGAAAACCAAGTCCTGGTCTGATGCTTCTGCATTTTCCAAAACTTCTAAATTTTCATGTCTACATAGTCTTTGTacttttgctctgcttttaaaatttcttgaTTATTATGGAAAAGGGAATGCAAGCAGAAAGGTGGTATCTTACAGTTCCCATTTATTTGTGCGCTTTGATTTGCTCCACATGGAAGCCTGCAGAACCCAGGGGCCTGTGCAGATCTTCACGCACATTCAGATGCGGGAATCCTGACAACCTATTCATGCCCTTAGTTGTAGATATACATCAAGACATTTTGTCTTGAGCTTTCCAGAAGAGGGCAGCAGCAGATTGACGGTGTGATAAGGCACGTATTGCTCAACGACAACACAATTTACCCCTTATCACAGGATggttgatgttggaagggacctctggaggtcatctggtctcACCCTCCTACTCAAGATTGTGCCTGTTCTGGTGGGATATTTAACCACTGTTATTTTGGGCAGCAAATGAAAGCGGCAGTTCTAGGGTCTTAAATCCAGATTATCAAGAAGTAATTATGCCAAAGTAAAATGCTACAAAGGAACAACATTATTACCCGATGCAATGCAATGTTTGTTGTAAGGAGGAGAGTACATTCACTTACTGCAAAGCCCTCTGTCACAGTGGCCGGGACAGTCTGCACATTTTGGTCCGCTTTTGTAAGGTGTAGCTATTTGCATTGCAttatttcctctgaaatttgaaagaaataaaacacaaaacaagatcAAAGTGCAGCTCTGAGCCATTAACAGCAGTTTATATTATTTGTCACAATGAAAGGCATCCAGAAGTTTTGggttaaaattatttccatagaCGGTCATATTTTAGTTTCAGATATTCATAGAATACAAGACCTTTGGTTTTAAATAAGAGGGACAATAAggtttagagaaagaaaatgtatcaattatttatatttgtatagcattatcagttaaaaaaaaaaagtatcttatgTACTTCCTAGTTCTGCTTTTCTAATGGATTTCAAGTGATTGTGTCTTATAAGGAAATAACCTCAGCAGATGCCTTCAGCTGTTTCAGATGTGCTCTTTACCTCTATGAATATTCATTTGCTGTTGGTTTTCACTTTGCATCTGACTTTCTTGATATTCGTCAAAGTTATACGATGATTTGTGCATGATTCTGACAGAGACAGACCTTTCTTTGTTCATATACTAAAATTTCCCTAAGAGCTGTttcaatgtgaaataaaataaatattcctaTTTAACCTGATGTTAAATCCACAATTCACaccagtattttcaaaattataagTGGTTCTTATAAACTGTAACAATTTTATCCTATGCATGACCAATGGACCACAGGAGTTTTTAAAACATATCCAGAATTATCatatcttaaataaataaaaaggcagtaCATACGGAGGACAGTATTGGCAAACATAAAAGTAGTTGAACTGGCTCCTAGGACAGTAGGCGACTGCACATCCAATCTGGTAGCTGTTGTACCAGATTAGCTGTAGgacaaaaaataaacacataattTCAGACCCATGTTTTACTGAATTCTCGTCAAAGAGCTCACAAAATAACAGAGCCAGAGGATAATTTTTTGGTTCATTCCGTCTATTTAGCTCTTAAGTTTACGATTTAGCTGTCGGaaagaataaatagaaaaatgagtTAACCATGTCCGccagttttcaaatgtttttgaaCACAGTTTCTGTCAGGACACTGAGGtttaaattcaaatattttcGTCATAGATTTTTTGCTTTGACATTTCTTAATGGGGTTTTTCAAGCCCTatatagaaaacatttatttctaaagcaaaagtattcaatttttctttttctttcttttttttttattttatttttttttccctctacagaATAATATTCCTCTTCTGGACAGCTCTTCCAAAATACTGGTTCCATTGCCTCAGAATTAgatgaaaaagacttttaatcTATAATCCATCTTTGGATTGGGGTGTGAATGATAGAAAATGGTTTGATGACAacgataattttttttctgatgataaaTCTCTCCCAGCTGCCTTAAGTGTACTCCAGTAATTCTAGCGTATCACTGCAGTTTGTGTCAACTCTCCTTACCTGAGTGAAGCTCTCGATATTGACGTTTTTCGCAGTTGCTCCAAATCCATACTTGAAATTGGAGGACTGACTGTGCCAGACTCTAATTGTTTCATCCCATGTTCTTGGGTAAGATGACAGTAATACATTCTCACCGCAGGTGATACCTGGAGTAGAAGTAAGTCTATTACTTAGGAGAGAAGCAGGAGGTAGGGCAGAGGGGTGTAGTTACATactaaaaaaatctctgtgatGCTGACCTATTTTCCCTGTGATTTTAAGAATCGGGTAGTACACCTGATCCTATGAAAGCTGCAGGGAATGTTACTCTGATTTTGGCGAGCTTTCAGTCACAGATATTTATTTGACTACAAAATGTGGCATGAAGATGACTGTAAATACCAACATGGCTATCTATTGTGCTTTCTTGCTTCCAATAGGAGCCAAAAGGAGACATTTaaagaaagatacaaaaataGGGCAAGTACATAGCATCCCTCTCACTGAAGTTCCAACAATTTGTGTTTCAGAGTATTTATCTGACAAAGATGATGTTTTTGTGTTTAATCCTAAAAAGATATCCTACAACAGATTAAAACTTATTATCCTTATTTCTAGTTCACGTGCACAGGGGTCTTCTGCAAATTGTCGTTAACCGATCAGTTTAGTCTCCATATTTGTCATGTACCATTAACGATTCTCTGTTCTTTTGGACTGATTTTCATCCCACACTTATTTGCCCATTTCTGAGCACTTTTGGCAGCTTTCTCACTCCACACCTGAAAGACACAAGGGAAGAAATGTCCAGGTCACAGACAGGTTAGTGCAGtccatgagaagaaaaagaatgggGAGTGACTTGGGTGTTCTGTGCTGAATGCTGCCATGGTCCTCAACAGAAAGCAGAGGATTCATGCCAGTTTACACTACTGGGGCATGGGCACCACAATTCTTCAGCTCTTAGAGGTTGCAGAGCAGGTTATTCTGCACAGTATCACATAGCCCTGATCTCCAGGTGGTCCTGACTAATAGGAATTTTATAACATACTGTTGCACTCTTTTGGGTTAGTGTCTGAGTTAACTTCGCAGGGTGCAGTGCACTAGATGGTATAAAACTGATTTTCATCCCAGGTGCGGCTGAGATGTAGTGGTAGACACCAGCTGAATTTTGAACCTGGGGAATATTTGCAAGTCTCATATGCAGATTTAACCAAAATGCACTGACCAGCTCATCTCCTCATGGGATAGGGATAACAAAGAACATCAGGGGTGATGGGGATGGGAGCAGTGATGGGCAAAGCTAGTCAGCTGAAGACAAATGGCTATGCAGATCTAGGTCTTTTTTGCCCCTACATTCAGATGCATGCTGCTAGTTGTGCTCCTGCTCCACCTTTGCTTTACATACGCTTTCCTTTATCCAGGGCATGCGTTTCTCTTCTTCTAAGGGAGCTGCTTATCCTGCAGCCTAAAGATTGTAATCCATAATCCAAGAGCCATCACTGAATTTTGTACCTTATCCCCGGTTTAAATGCTCTCCCTGAAAAGGCTTGATATTGTTGTCTATTGCAGTGAACAAACATAAGGCAAGAAGCTGTGATTCACTGTGCAGGCTTTGTTAATGTGGGTTTGACaccaataaatacataaatatataaatacggTGTTCACGGTCCTTGTAGACAACTAACCCTAGGCATGGAACAGTTCCTATGTTGTTTAATCGAGTTTTTCTAAGTGGAGAAACTAGGAGAAGTTGGTTAGGAGAAAGGTTTCGAATAGCACTTGTGGCCTGTCCCAAGACCTTTGCAATGATTTTACAAGTACTTGCAGCATCAAGGTGTGCAAAATTAAACATGGAGGCTGCAGAAACCAAGGGATAAAATTTTGATTTCTTCATCTTAATCCCAGAGCACCTTTCCTGCCCTCTCTGTTCACTGAGTGTGGGTTGTTTAAGAGGGCTACAATCTTCTGCTAATGAAGTGGAAAGCAGGTTAGTTGCAATGCATAGCTTACCATCTTCAGCATGTTCGTGGCCGTAGGAAATACAGATCTCCGTATTTCATTGTGTTGCTCAACGAtctgtttttggttttgaaactTAGAATGAGGAAAGGAGGAAATGCCAATTTGTTTATACTGAAAAATCTGGAAAACAATAACAATGAAGGTTGCAGTTATCAGAAGTTTAGTAAGCAAGATAAATTATGAGCTTCTCATCAAAGTAAAGCTTCTTGGAAATGCTCAACTTACCTTTACTCCTTCTTCTATTCCTATAAGTTCTCTTTTTTAGTCACTGATTCATCTTATTTAATTTTAGATAGCTATACCATAGATGTAAATATCTAAAAGTCACCTCAGTTTGCCTTTATGGTCAATTAGAGAAGTAGAAGATGAGAGAGACTAAATTCTGAAATGTTCAAGTAAGAGGAATGAATCCCACTGCGTTGACTTCAGAGCTCAATTCTACATTTTAAAGTCTGTAGTCAGTGGCTTAAAGTGGCACCTAATGCCATTTGAAATGTCCATAGAGCCCTAGCTAGCCTGAGACTGTTGCTCCAGAAAGGTATAGCTGTCTGTACAGCTGCCCATGAATGGCTCCGATACCCTGGAGGGTCTCAAGCTGCACCAAGACACTTCTTTTTGAGCAGCTGAACCTACTCCATGAGGTGTCGTACATCTTGTTTAACTTAAGACATTTACAGTGGCAGAAATGAAATCTCAGTCAGTTATTTCAGGCTGCTGCTATACTCAGGTAAAGAAAACAACCAACGTAGGACACAGTCCGCTCGAGATTTATTGAAGAAAGAGATGATTGACATCCTTGAAGTACTTGCTTCTTTTCATTCCTTATTAAGTAGATCTTGATGAATAGCTCACATTCAAATGTCTGCATAGTAGGTACCTTCCTCTTACAAGATTAACTCTCTCTAAGGAGAGGTGAAGACTAAATTTCTGTTACTTAGCTAAACTATTTAAGAGTAGCTTCAGTTCATattattttttggaaaatgtattttaaaaattattcttgtgaGGAATATTTTGATaggcagaagaaatattttaatgcaaagatCTGAGAAAACCAAGAGTTCAACTTTATCGTGTTATGTTAACATGTAAACAATAATTTCAGCCCTGAATTTTAAAGTGCTAGAGGTGACTAAACCAGACTATATCATGTCAGATATCTATACAATGTGCTCAGATATGGCTCTTTTGCATAGATGAATGCACCTACCTGTCCATCAGATTGGTGTagcaaagcagccaggaaaaCGATTGCAGTTAGTAGATCCATTtctacagagggaaaaaaaaaaacaatccacaaacaaacaaaccccaaaatccaTTAATCTTTGTTGCATAAATTTTTTGGTGTAATGTCTTAAGAGAGCAGATACAAAACAGTTGCAAAGTCAAGCCTGCCACAGAGAAAGTTACTTTAGTTGGTACCTAATACAGTTGAATGTGCTGAAATTGTGCGAGTGGGTGTGTGGTGGTGCACGAGCACCACTGTCTCGTACAGAGAAAAAGCTCCACCTTGCTTTGAAGCAGGGACCGTAAGTAGCATAAAGTTGCATGTTTCTTGTAACAGATGGATCAACCCCCTCTCAAATTTGCAGCATTTCCTTCATCTTTGCCtccttgcataaaaaaaaaagcccattaaTTTGTTCAGTAGGGTCACATCAGTGTCCTGCTCAAGCAAGCATCATCCGTATTGGGAACTGGTATTTTGGAGTGGAGCACTGAACACATCAACAGTTGTCTCCATTCCTTTCCTGCTCCCTCTTTCCTCATCAAATCAGCATTACAATGGCTGCAGTAAGTGGTGGTGGTCACCCTCAAGTTACATTTTACACCTAGACATATACAAAAACTTCGTGAAATAATACTGGCTATTGCCCTCTGGCTGCTAAGATGCCTTATAGAAACAAACACCACAGTCTGAAACCTACTCATActcatggaattttttttttatacatgtcAGAAGAAGCAAAGGTTACATATCTTTGTATTATTGAGGATATACAGGAAATCATGTCTTTTTAGTTGTTAAAGATGTGGCAGAAACCCAAGGAAAAGTAACTTTGAGCTCAATGAGCTCAATTTTAAAACAGACTAAAGCAAGCAAGGAAAATAGATGTAATAAAAAGCATCAAATACAATAAACCTTAGAGCTGGCCTCTGAGAAAAATCCACAGGGTGAGCAGTACAGGTCAGTGGTAGATCTAGGATATCCTGCTTGGTAGGGAAACTATTGGGATAACACCTGTTAAAACCCTAAATATACAGTGACAATATATATAATCCACACATCCATCTCTTCTAAGTGATTAAATAAACATGTTGACATTAGGTGAGAAGAATGGGTTAAGCGCTTTTCCTTCTGGCAGGAACTGAGGGATGGATTCTCATCCAGAGAACTAACGGCAAGTTACCAGGGTCCTGGAaacacatttccttcttttttcactGAATAGAATGAACATTTCTTGTTCCTAGAATGATGATTTGGAAGAGATGGCATTTATAGCATTACTCATAACCTGTTCATTGTTTAACACCTGAAATTGTCTCTAGATTTTTGAACTTATCTCCTTTCATTTATGTTGTTTATgttactgaagtcagtgggttTACTTGCTATTTAGTCCTGTGTGAATGAGTTGGCCTACATCTGTGGTGTCAGAAATGTCTGCTTAatatagggaaaataaaaataataaaaataaaataataataacaataataataacaataataatgatgatgttaattttcttctcagATGCTTTGATATGACTCTCTCATTAATAAATATTGCACCAGCTCCAATACTTTAATCTTCACTAGAGAGCAAGTTCTATATGCTGTGGTCTCTAACTGGGCACAAGCAGGTCCACATCTAACCCTCCTTTGGGGATGAACTTCCAACCAAAATTCAACCCTGGGCAGAGGGCTTGGGAAAGGCCTACCAGAACGCTGGAGAATATGAAGTTTTTCAAACATCTTTCCTTGTGTGTGAGACcccttttctgttcacattttATGAGTATTCCACACTGGTTTGCAGTAGGAGTGTTTCAACACACGTCTCAGTGTGTAATGTCATGGGAAAGGGCTTGATGTCACGGTGGTCTTACCAGCATTTAGCTTTGAAGTTGAGAGTGACTTCCTCTGAGTTTAGATGCTAATAGCTATAGGCATAGGTAGAAACATTTATCATTTTTACAACACAGGAAAGACTTTTCACTAAGATTGGAGGTCAGTTaagcagaaaacataaaagcagcataTAACTTTTGCACCCAACCCAAAAGATGTTAAGGCCAATATTCACAGCAAAGTGTTCATGAACAAACATGAGGCATAACTCCATGTATCAGAAGAAGGTTATCAAGCCACTTTTGGAACAAGATAAGTTCTTTAATTTTTAGATTCCCAGCTATGCAGAGCTTGAACCTACCTCTAGGCAAATTacataaaagaggaaaagtgaaaacaatATTCTCTTTTCACTTGCCTGGTAGCAACGCAAGACTAAGTTGTCTGAGTTCAGACCAAAAGCTGTTGGGTTATTCTGTGCCGTGTGCTGTATTCTTTCATGACATCAGAAGGTAATGAGCTTGGGACACCAATTCCCAAACTGATACTAACAAAAATGGCGGCACAGCACTGCCAGGTGGAGATGTGTGTTTGAGTCCAATGGGCTTCATAGTTACATTTTGATGGCACTGTGCTTGGGCTAAGAAATCTTAACTCTTAGGAGGTCTAGTCAGCTGGTGAAAACACCAAGAGAATGTAATCTGCTGAATATAGTGCTCTGGGTACTGGATAGGTTGCAGCTAGATTGAtcatttatttcagtgctgtATTCTGTAGCGTGATATAAATCAACAAGACATATGCTGTCACACCAAAGACTTCATGTCATTTAGACATTCAGTCTTTGTCTTGTTTTGCCATACTTGCATAAGGAAATCACGTGTATGAGGTAGAGGCAGGGATCTCACTCATATTAATGAAGAATAAATACTTAAACTGAAGGGATATCTTTGGCCACTGAGGAGTTATCTTGTCCTTACATGCAGAAGCAAGATCTTTCTGGGACTCCCCAGATAAGTGCTGCAACTGGAAACATAAAACATTTCTAGCTCCAGAATTAAACTTGATTAAAATCCTACTGCACAACTTCGATTGTCAGACTGTACAATCAAATCTGTCCCTTGGAGTAAATGTATTTGGCATTACTTTCAAAATCAAAATACCACAGTTCCCAGATACAATTATCCTTCCATGTCAATAGTATTCAATCCACTAAACCACTTCTATGCTTCTGAAAGACAAGTGCTAGCAATGCACTTTTAGATAGCTCTGCTTCAAAACTGGAATTTCATGCTAATTTGatcaaatgtgaaaaaataaaatctatagctaagaagctagaaaaaaagttttatttgaaaaatacgGTGCGGGCTTCTCGTGTGTAGTCCTGGGGCTTCAgtcctctgcagagcctttttCCTGCCAGCTGATAAATCTTTCAGGGCATACCAGCTTTGAAAGTTTGTAAGAATGGGAGTATTTGTCTTTTCAGGTACTTTGATATAAGTTTTTTCTACCTTCTCCGAGTCTACATCTTTAActttcattttgtaaaaaaaaatttcactctGCATTAAGGAAAGGCAATCAGCTTACTGCATACTATAAGATATAATAGACATTTTAATACTGCATATACCTGAAAGCTTGGACAGATTGTTAACTTTTCTAGATGGCAAAATCCTGAGTTCAGCTGCACTGTTATAACCCAGTACTCAAGTGAAATAAAttcaacataaaaataattcaaatgacATTAGAAAAGCATTTCCCATGATTGACCATCCTCTGCAAAATGGATTAATTTATGTTCACATTTGAAGAATGAAGCAAGTGAGTCAAAAGTGTTACCCTTTGCCCTAAAGAAACATAGGAATTAGACTTTACTGAAGCCATTTCTCACCCACACAGATGGAAAGTGTGCTTTCTAAGAGGaatatacaatttatttttaaattcttcctctGTGATTATTATAAGCAAACATTTAATTATTACATTTGGTACAACTTAGATATTAACTACATTAGCCTTTGTAGCACAGTGCCCAGTCAATACTGACCAAGCGACTCTACGGATAAAATTTCTAATATTGAAATAAAGTTCTGCATACATTACCTTCATCCAGCCAGAGTCCCTTTATATCTTAGGAAGAGTGGCAGGAGTGAAAGGCTCTAGggttgtatatatatatatgctttcccttctctttccttgtCAATATTTATTGCCAATAAATGACATCAGCTTTGGGGCTgcacattttagaaaaaagaacttttcttAAGGAACAGGTGACTGAAAAAGAACCAATCCAACTGCATCGTTCTGggcaaggaaagagagaagataaaGGGCCTGTCCTTTTGCAACACTTTGACTTTGCCAAAATACTTGCAGTTTGATCAGCAAGCGGTACTTGATCAACGGTACTGATGCTGTGTTCACAAAAGGAACGCTCAAGTTTTGGGGGCATTGCTTTGTAATTGTCTTTTCTGGCTCCGGTAAATGAGTGGAATAAGCGTTTTGAGGCAGAGACATAAGTCTCTTCATAGCCACGCACAGAATGACCTGCACGCCAGGCAACACAGTGATATTTTCTTCCAAGTGGTTCCTGAACTTCCATTTgctaaataaaatttatattgCATTAGTTCACTGAGGCCAAAAGGCTGTGTAGGCATTATTGTACACACAATTCACCCTGTGTCTTGCTGAAGAGTAACCTACTTACAGACGTGTATATCTTCTCTCTTTAGCTGGAAGGGATGCGTGgcatgtgtttgcttttttgctcTAGTGCAGCATCACTCAGCTCACCTTTCCTTCTTGCAGAATCTTTACTTCCACTCATTTATAAAGCAATATCACAAAGTCAGCTTTGACAGGTCGTCAGTGCTCAACTCTGCTTTATTTAAACGCAACCTGTCTTGCTTCCTTCCATGCTGCCTGTTGGCTTTCAGAAGGCATAAAGCATCTGCACATCTCCTCATGCTTTTCTTGCAGTTCCCTTCCTCATCCTTGCCTTCTCCGTGATGCCTTGCACACTGAGCACCGTTTCGTTGTGCTGGGTCGAGGTTGCTGTACATAGTACAACTCAATATTGTTTCATTGTTTCCcattttctgcagtatttctgcAGCTACATGCTGTTGCCAGCATTTTAATATTGGGTTATAATTCGTAACacagctgcttttgttctttatttgtatAGCGGGCAGCACTATGGGAAGTCGCCTGTGATAAGGTCTCCCACATCCTTCTACGTTCTGAGATAAGGGCAAGGGTGCTTTTTTATCTAAGTGCTTGCAACAACTTTGATGAGACCAGGGTTATCACCATCAGAAAGCCTAAAAAACTGCCTACCCTAGTTATGAAGGCTGCATCTCTATTGACTGT contains:
- the LOC128907536 gene encoding cysteine-rich venom protein TEL1-like; this translates as MDLLTAIVFLAALLHQSDGQIFQYKQIGISSFPHSKFQNQKQIVEQHNEIRRSVFPTATNMLKMVWSEKAAKSAQKWANKCGMKISPKEQRIVNGITCGENVLLSSYPRTWDETIRVWHSQSSNFKYGFGATAKNVNIESFTQLIWYNSYQIGCAVAYCPRSQFNYFYVCQYCPPGNNAMQIATPYKSGPKCADCPGHCDRGLCTNPCKHQDYFGNCRNLKILFSCNHSLVRDKCPATCRCTTQIV